The following is a genomic window from bacterium.
GTAGAACCCGGCGTCGGTCGACTCCACCGCCGGGTAACCCGAGACCGCGTCGCGCTCCAGGAACCTGACCCCGTCCACCCAGATCACCAGCGAGTCGTCGCTGGTGACCCCGAACCGGTATCGTCCGTCGCGGGGAAGGCGGACGTAGGTCAGCGCGTATCCCACGCCGCGGGGGATGGCGGAGAGGTTGTCGAAAGCGGCGTACCCCTGGTAGGCGCCGCCCGGCATCTTCAGCCAGCCATGCTCCTCGAGGTCCGGGATATCGTAGGTCTCCTCGATCTCCTTTTCGGGCTCGAACTCCCGGTAGAGGTCCAGGCCGCCGGTGCGGATGAAGGGGGCGACCATGAGCCAGTCGGTGAGGTAGCCGAGCTCGGTCTCCATCGCCGCGGTTTTCTCCGGGTCGCTTTCCTCCCGGGCGAAATACAAAAGCCAGCGGCGGGCGACGGTGCGCGTCTCGAAGGTCGTGCCCGCGGCGCGCAACGTCTCCTCGCAGACGGGCTCCAGCTCGTGGAAAAGCGTCGCGCGTTCGCTGAAGCGGACGGCGTCGCGCAGGAGCGCCTCGGCCCGCGGGTCGGACGGATCGGAGAGGATGGCCTGGAGGAAATGCTCCTGGGCCTCCCGCTCCCGGCCTTCCAGGAGGGCGATCCAGGCCATCGCCTCGTTGGCCGCCGGGTCGCCCGGATTCTCCCGGACGACAAGCTCCGCGCCTTCCCGGACCGAGCCGGGGTCCTCCCCCAGGAGCAGGAGCTCCATGGGGTCCAGCGCGTCCACCGCCGCGGCGTGGGCGATGCCGACCGCGAGGGATACAAAAAAGAACACCTGAACGGACCTGGACAAGGGGGGACCTCCGGGGTGCGCACGGCTCAATTTTCTAGAACTATACCCCAAAACCGCGGCCGAAGGCAAAACTGCGGCCGAATGCACAATCCGCCCCAGAGACAACCGAGCCTGTCCGCATAATGGGGTGGGGTGATTCCCCCGATGGCCGAGCTAAAAAAAAGGGCCTTGCGGCCCGTTTTATCGCGAATCGTCATCTCTCGTATGAAAAGGCCGCCGGTTGGAACAAGGGGTTTTGCCGGGGGCATAGCTCGCTTCGCTCGGTTAAACCCCTTGTCTTACGACCGCGCGGCCCGTTATTTAAGTCCCGGAGTCCCTAGCCCTCCAGCTTGTTCACCTGCAGCGTCATGCGGCTCTTGCGCCGGCCCGCGTTGTTCTTGTGCAGGATGCCCTTCTCCACAGCCTTGTCCAACAGGCTCGTGGCCTCACGGTACGAGAGCCGGGCGTCCTCGGCGCGGCCCTCGGTCGCGGCCAGCCGGAACTTGCGGATGGCGGTCTTGATGCGGGACTTGTAGGCCTTGTTCCGCTCAGTGCGCTTCTCGGTCTGGCGGAGACGCTTCTTGGCCGAACGGGTCTGGGGCACGTAATCTCCTTTTCCCCGTGGAGAGGGGTGAATACTAGAATACCCTTGGGCGGCGTGTCAAGGTCCCGGTTTATCTCGGGGAATTATTGTACTATATTGCGGACGGTCGTACTTATCCCAGAGGCTGAAAACATGCGGACCACCGCGATCATACTGTCTTTATTCGTCCTCGCCGGCCTCGCCGTGCCGCCCAAGCCCGGATCCTGGGACCTACAGGCGGGCGTGCACCGGACGACGGGCGTATCCCTGCCCGAGATGCCGCCCTGGATCGGCCCCGACGCCGACTCACCCTCCCTCCCCACCCCGCCGGTGATGGGGGCCGTCGCCGTGCTGGTGGACTTTCCCGACCACCAGGCCGACCGCGGCGACCACCCCCGCTCGGCCTACGAGGAGATGCTCTTCAGCCGGGGCACCTACGAGACCGGCTCGCTGCGCGACTACTGGAACACGGCGAGCTACGACGCCTTCGATCTGGCGGGCGGGGTCTCGGGCTGGTACCGGACGGTCGAGANNNNNNNNNNNNNNNCGAGAACTACTACGGTTTTTATTCGCCTGATGGGTATCAAAACGGGTACTTCGATGATAATAACTTCGGCCTCACCTACGGCGGCCCCCGGGTGGCGCTGGCCGCGGCGGAACTGGCCGACCCCACGGTGGATTTCGGCGATTACGACAACGACGGCCCCGACGGCTTGCCCAATTCCGGCGACGATGACGGCGAGGTGGACCTCTTCATGGTTTACCACGCGGGTCCCGACGGCGCCGATACCGGCGACCCCCACGACATCTGGAGCCACATGAGCTCCTACTTCAGCTACACCACGAACGACCCGGCGGCCGGCGGCGGGTTCATCACCATCGAGGCCTACGACATCCAGGCCGAGGAGCACCCCGATGGGAGCCTGTCCGGCATCTCCGTGGCCTGCCACGAGATGGGGCACCTGCTGGGCCTGCCCGACCTTTACGACTACAGCCGGTGGGACTGGGGGGCGGGGCTGTGGTGCCTGATGAGCTACGGGGCCTGGGGCGCCGACGGCCTCGACGACCGCTACCCCAGCTTACCAAGCGCCTGGTGCCGCTCGGACCTCGGCTGGACCGACGTGGTCAACCTGGGCTCCGACGTCGGCGACCTGGTCGTCCACCCCGCCGAGACCCACGACACCGTCTATACCCTCTGGCGGGACGGCTCCCCCGATCCCGACCAGTGGTTCTACCTGGAGAACCGCCAACGGCTCGACCCCGAACCGGTGCTGGTCGGCGAGGGGCTTTTAATCTGGCACATCTACTCCGGGGCCC
Proteins encoded in this region:
- the rpsT gene encoding 30S ribosomal protein S20, which translates into the protein MPQTRSAKKRLRQTEKRTERNKAYKSRIKTAIRKFRLAATEGRAEDARLSYREATSLLDKAVEKGILHKNNAGRRKSRMTLQVNKLEG
- a CDS encoding PA14 domain-containing protein, producing the protein MSRSVQVFFFVSLAVGIAHAAAVDALDPMELLLLGEDPGSVREGAELVVRENPGDPAANEAMAWIALLEGREREAQEHFLQAILSDPSDPRAEALLRDAVRFSERATLFHELEPVCEETLRAAGTTFETRTVARRWLLYFAREESDPEKTAAMETELGYLTDWLMVAPFIRTGGLDLYREFEPEKEIEETYDIPDLEEHGWLKMPGGAYQGYAAFDNLSAIPRGVGYALTYVRLPRDGRYRFGVTSDDSLVIWVDGVRFLERDAVSGYPAVESTDAGFY